A genomic window from Glycine soja cultivar W05 chromosome 10, ASM419377v2, whole genome shotgun sequence includes:
- the LOC114369647 gene encoding uncharacterized protein LOC114369647, which yields MSKAFSSKKYYSSLPPPPTPITAATSRAKKRQSPRSPLQDLNRISSSSNSSYASSSVSTEAPKGCLRFLSSSSFRTPVHRPKSLTKTPSSAPRAAALKQSKSNSSKENLPKGNAGLRTKTLASDKMQMTHKKNPPCLYQWQSGKKSGSRTGRKSNPCSAFNEHGKRLPRLPSASEELKEKEDILGGRNDNAGEHDAHVKLGCGAVNLTPSSKKVAGSYLEDIRLFGDVEENPNSSASRTPPIHNSLSPEIQCGSSLVPKTATPACYGAGYVVSGVADKRKCRPRGILTVEKNYSGSDKIAANSFDDDDDDARKKVMDTNDHASPSLLPLPTEAVVHWLSSPCNKGKKILSKEFENGLNQSQGLAESTTLASSTSPSSSSKTFWNVSDSSDLSGGANGIMRKISSSISPNGLAEFQVPSDYILSPSHSSLLFSPNPTPICRAGSSGKGKTDQYNLIDENSPFSLNSFGSGNVIQTPQSDSSSVLHVGLSLAHADNRKEDISNPGLNSSSKILLSENLLLNSSMPLEDSVNSSFQFDCLTMPCESIDLSKLPNFLDGQDPWLSSSTIENASQSQMRISWREGLMSQSYELDEFDCCRCLSDEEEEIANESGTNRFSGPQVNIETNDGKKLNSDVGITETEDTEQEIHGLDKEKIPALMSCSGAESISTDGGGLVASGDSDWTLCHVNKSFEV from the coding sequence ATGAGTAAAGCATTTTCATCAAAGAAATATTATTCCTCTTTGCCTCCACCACCTACACCAATCACAGCTGCAACGTCCCGTGCGAAAAAGAGACAAAGTCCTAGAAGCCCTTTGCAGGATCTCAACCGCATTTCCAGCAGCAGCAACAGTAGTTATGCTTCTTCTAGTGTGTCCACTGAAGCCCCAAAGGGTTGTCTCAGGTTCTTGTCTTCCTCTTCTTTTAGAACCCCTGTCCACAGACCCAAGAGTCTCACAAAAACTCCCAGCTCGGCCCCTCGTGCAGCTGCACTGAAACAGTCTAAATCTAATTCCTCCAAGGAGAACCTTCCAAAGGGTAATGCTGGGTTGAGAACTAAGACACTTGCATCGGATAAGATGCAGATGACGCATAAGAAGAATCCCCCGTGCCTCTACCAATGGCAGTCTGGGAAGAAATCTGGTTCTAGGACTGGCCGAAAGTCCAACCCTTGTTCTGCTTTCAATGAGCATGGCAAGCGTTTACCTAGATTACCATCTGCATCAGAGGAGTTAAAGGAAAAGGAGGATATCTTGGGAGGGAGAAATGATAATGCTGGTGAGCATGATGCCCATGTCAAATTGGGTTGTGGTGCTGTAAACTTGACTCCTTCGAGTAAAAAGGTTGCTGGGTCGTATCTGGAGGATATTAGACTTTTTGGGGATGTGGAGGAGAATCCAAACTCGAGTGCTAGTAGAACACCGCCAATTCATAACTCTCTTTCCCCGGAGATACAATGTGGGTCTTCTTTGGTTCCAAAAACAGCAACACCTGCTTGTTATGGTGCTGGCTATGTTGTTTCTGGTGTCGCTGACAAGAGGAAATGTAGGCCTAGAGGGATTCTCACTGTAGAGAAGAACTATTCAGGCAGTGATAAAATAGCTGCtaatagttttgatgatgatgatgatgacgcGAGGAAGAAAGTAATGGATACTAATGACCATGCTAGTCCTTCCTTGTTACCTTTACCAACTGAAGCTGTAGTGCATTGGCTTTCTTCTCCATGTAACAAGGGAAAGAAAATTCTGAGTAAGGAGTTTGAAAATGGACTGAATCAAAGTCAGGGACTAGCAGAATCCACAACTCTTGCTTCCAGTACTTCACCATCATCCAGTTCTAAAACTTTTTGGAATGTAAGTGATAGCAGTGATTTGTCTGGTGGTGCTAATGGCATCATGAGAAAAATCAGTTCTTCAATTTCTCCAAATGGACTTGCTGAATTTCAAGTACCTTCTGATTACATATTATCACCTTCTCATTCATCCTTATTGTTTTCTCCCAATCCCACACCTATTTGTAGGGCAGGTAGCTCAGGCAAAGGAAAAACCGATCAATACAATCTCATTGATGAGAATTCTCCCTTTTCCCTGAATTCATTTGGTAGTGGAAATGTTATTCAAACTCCACAGTCAGATTCTAGTTCAGTTTTACATGTTGGATTGTCATTGGCGCATGCAGACAATCGAAAGGAAGATATTTCTAACCCTGGCCTTAACTCATCCAGCAAAATACTTCTATCAGAAAACTTACTCCTCAATAGTTCTATGCCCCTGGAGGATTCTGTTAATTCAAGTTTCCAATTTGATTGTTTAACTATGCCTTGTGAATCTATTGATCTCAGTAAACTTCCAAATTTTTTGGATGGTCAAGATCCTTGGTTATCTAGTTCTACAATAGAGAATGCTTCACAATCCCAAATGAGGATATCATGGAGGGAAGGGTTAATGAGCCAATCTTATGAGCTGGATGAGTTTGACTGCTGTAGATGCTTGtcagatgaagaagaagaaattgccAATGAATCTGGTACCAATAGGTTTTCAGGTCCTCAAGTCAACATTGAAACAAATGATGGTAAAAAATTGAACAGTGATGTTGGAATCACTGAAACTGAGGATACTGAACAGGAAATTCACGGCCTTGACAAAGAAAAAATTCCAGCTTTGATGTCATGTTCAGGTGCTGAGTCCATAAGCACTGATGGTGGTGGTCTAGTTGCTTCAGGGGATTCAGACTGGACTTTATGCCACGTGAACAAGTCATTTGAAGTGTGA
- the LOC114370502 gene encoding uncharacterized protein LOC114370502: MGFSSFLGRVLFASLFILSAWQMFNEFDDNGGPIVKELIPKLTVVRRNLSSKLGVAIPDINVRTVIASTMLLKGVGGVLFVLGSTFGSYLLLLYLGISTPILYDFYNYRSNIPEYYLLLNDFIQSTALCGALLFFIEMKYSITRRQMRKKTPKAKTV; the protein is encoded by the exons ATGGGCTTCTCCTCCTTTCTGGGTCGCGTCCTCTTTGCTTCCCTCTTCATCCTCTCAGCATGGCAGAT GTTTAATGAATTTGATGACAATGGTGGACCCATTGTAAAGGAGTTGATTCCCAAGCTCACTGTTGTGAGGAGAAATTTATCCTCCAAGCTGGGGGTAGCGATACCAGATATTAAT GTTCGGACAGTCATTGCCTCTACCATGTTActaaagggggttggaggagtTCTATTTGTGCTTGGCAGTACATTTGGATCTTATCTTTTG ctCTTGTATCTGGGGATTTCTACTCCAATTCTGTATGATTTCTACAACTATAGATCTAAtatccctgaatattatttaCTGCTGAATGATTTCATTCAG AGCACAGCACTTTGTGGTGCATTGCTATTTTTTATAGAGATGAAGTactcgattaccagaaggcaaaTGAGGAAGAAGACCCCAAAAGCAAAGACAGTTTAG